The genome window CAGCGCTGGTACTCGACGAAGGCGTTCGAACCGAGGCTGCGCCTGCTGGGGTCCTTCGAACTGGAGCCCGCGCCGGAGAGCACGGACGACGGCTCACGGATCGTGACCCACTTCTTCTGCGACGACGCGCCCCGGACGCCCCGCGTCTATCAGGTCCCGCTCGTCGCGCGGGCGCGGCGGGACGGCGACCCGGCCGGGTTCGTGGGCGAGGCCGGGGGGCGGTACCTCTACGACGGACCGGTCGAGGAGGCGTACGTCGCCGCGCTCGCCGCGCTGATGACGGGTGCGGGGGCGGCCGACGGCGAGCACGCCCGCGCGGGCGGGCACACCCTGGGCGAGCGCATCCCCGTGCTCTCGTCGCGGCGCCTCTCCGCCGAGCAGTCCAACACCTCGATCGTCGCCGAACTGGGCGACCGGCTCGCGCTGGTGAAGGTCTTCCGGGTCGTCCAGGACGGCGAGAACCCGGACATCTCCACGCTCGCGGCGCTGACCGCGGGCGGTTCCGAGCGCACGCCCGCACTGCTCGGCTGGCTGACCGGGGCGTGGCCGGCGCCGGACGGGACGCAGGCGAACGGTGAGCTGGCGCTGATGCAGGACTTCGTGCCCGGCGCGGAGGACGGCTGGGAGCTCGCGGTCAGCGCCGCGGAGGCGGGCGAGGACTTCACCGAGCGCGCCATCGCCCTCGGCGCCGGCACCGCGGAGCTGCACCGCCTGCTCGCGGGCGTGCTGCCGACCAAGCGGGCCGAGCCCGAGGACGTCCGCGCCGCCCTCGACGGCATGTTCCAGCGGCTCACCATCACGACGACGGAGGTGCCGGAGGTCGAGACCCTGCGCGGCCCGATCGCGTCCGTCTACGAGGCGGCGGCCGGCGGGCCGCTCCCGGTGCTGCAGCGCATCCACGGCGACCTCCACCTCGGCCAGGTGCTGCACTCGCCGGAGCGCGGCTGGCAGTTCATCGACTTCGAGGGCGAGCCGCTGCGGCCGCTCGCGGAGCGGGCGCTGCCCGACGCGACGATGCGGGACGTCGCGGGGATGCTGCGCTCGTTCGACTACGTCGCCGGGTCGCTCGCCCGGCGCGAGCCGCCCGTCGACGCCGTGGCGTGGGCCGCGGACGCCAGGAGGGCGTACCTCGAGGGCTACGCGAGCGTCGCGGGCGACGTCCTCGACGAGTACGCGGGACTGCTGGCGGCGTTCGAGCTGGACAAGGCGGTCTACGAGATCACCTACGAGGCCCGGCACCGGCCGAGCTGGATCCCGATCCCGCGCGCGGCCGTGGAGCGGCTGCTGAGGGACGCGGCGGGGATCGCGCACTGAGACGGGTGCCGTTCGCGCTCGCCGCACGCCGAAGAGCACGGCGGCACAACCGCGGCGTCCGGCGTGTTACCCGCACGCCGGGCGCCGCGTAGGCGGACACCTTCGAAGCCCGTGACCGCCCTGCGCGCATTGTGCGGCGCGGACGCGTCCACGGGCAGACAGACCGCGGGGTCTACCCTCGGCCGCCGCGCCGGGTCAGGCCTGGGCGGCCGTCGCGTTGTATCGGTAGCGCGCGCCGCGGTGGTCGTCCGGCAGTCGGTCGCCCGCGCCGTGCAGCTTGTTGCGGAGCGTGCCCTCCGCGTACTCCTCCGGATAGGCGCCGCGCTTGCGCAGCTCCGGGATAACGAACTCCACGATGTCCTCGAACGTGCCCGGCGTGATCGCGTAGGCCAGATTGAAGCCGTCCACGTCGGTCTCCTCGACCCACTCCTGGAGCTGGTCGGCGATGCTCACCGCGCCGCCCACGATGAACGGGCCGAGGCCGCCGATGACGCCGTTGCGGCCGATGTCGCGCACCGTCCACTCGCCGCCGTCGGCGTTCGGGCGCTGGAAGTTGGCGACCGCCGACTGGATGGCGTTGCTCTTGACGTTGCCGATCGGCTCGTCCAGGTCGTACTGCGACAGGTCGACGCCCATCCAGCCCGACATGAAGACCAGGGCGCCCTCGTCGTTCGTGTACTGCAGGAAGTCCTCGAACTTGGCCTGCGCCTTATCGTCGGTCTCGTCGGTGACGATCGTGAGCAGGGTGTAAATGCGGGCAGCGTAGCGGTCGCGGCCCGCGGCCTCCAGCGCGTCGCGGAGCTTGCCGACGGTCTCCTTGAGGCCCTCCTTGGTGGAGGCCGCGACGAAGATCGCCTCGGCGTTCTCCGCTGCGAAGGAGATGCCGCGCTTGGACGCGCCGGCCTGGTAGATCACGGGTGTGCGCTGCGGGCTGGGCTCGGAGAGGTGGATGCCGGGGACGGTGAAGTGCTTGCCCTGGTGGCCGATCTCGTGGACCTTCGCCGGGTCGGTGAAGACGCCGGACTCGCGGTCGCGGATGACGGCGTCGTCCTCCCAGGAGCCCTCCCACAGCTTGTAGAGCACCTCCAGGTACTCGTCCGCGTGGTCGTAGCGGTCGTCGTGCTGGAGCTGGTCGTCGTGACCCATGTTGCGCGCGGCCGAGGGGAGGTAGCCGGTGACGACGTTCCAGCCGACCCGGCCGTTGGTCAGGTGGTCGAGCGTCGACATGCGGCGCGCGAACGGGTACGGGTGCTCGTAGGCGGTGCCGGCGGTGACGCCGAAGCCGAGGTTCTCGGTCACCAGCGCCATCGCGGAAACCAGGAGGAGCGGGTCGTTGACCGGCACCTGGGCGCCGTGCCGGATGGCGGCCTCATTATTGCCGCCGTACACGTCGTAGGTGCCGAGCACGTCGGCGATGAAGATCCCGTCGAAGGTGCCGCGCTCGAGCAGCTTCGCGAGCTCGGTCCAGTAGGTGAGGTCCTTGTACCGCCAGGCCTGGTCGTCGGGGTGGCGCCACATCCCGGAGGACTGGTGGGCGACGCAGTTCATGTCGAAGGCGTTGAAGCGGATCTGCCGGGTCATGCCGTCCACACTGCCCGCGCCGGGCCCGCCTCGCACCCCGCCCGCCACATTCCGTAACGCGCCCTCCCGCCCCGCACCGAACCGTCGAGTACGCGAATAATCATGGGAAAACCGTCGAGTACGTCGATTATCCGCGTACTCGCGTTGGGGGTCAGCGGCCGCGGAAGACTGGGCGGCGCTTCTGCTGGAAGGCGGCGAAGCCCTCGTGGTAGTCCTGCGTGTCGCGCAGGGTCGTTTGCGCCTGCGTCTCGGCGGCGACGGACGACCACAGGTCGAGCGAGCCGTCGCGGAGGCCCGCGACGATGCGCTTGCTCGCGAGGAAGGCCTGCGTCGCACCGCGGGCGGCGGCAGCGGCGGCCTCGTCCGCTGCGGCGTCCACCTCGTCGGCGGGCAGCGCCCGGCTGAACAGGCCGCCGGCGACCGCCTCCGCGCCGGAGATCAGCTTTCCGGAGTAGATGAGGTCGAGCGCGCGGTGCGGGCCGAGCCGCGAGACCAATAGCCAGTGGCCTCCGGAGTCGAGCGCGGCGCCCAGGGCGGCGAACGGCGAGCCGATCTTGGCGTCCTCGGCGACGTACACGACATCGGTGGCGACCAGGAGGCCGAGCCCGACGCCGAGGGCCGCGCCGCGGGCCGCCGCGAAGGTCGGCGCAGGGAACGCGCTCATCCGGCGCAGCAGCGGCGTCACCAGTCCGTCGAGGTAGCCGGCCACGTCGTCGGTCGCCGGGTCGACGCCGGCGATGTCGCGTCCGGCGCAGAACGACCGGCCCTCGCCGCGCAGCACGAGCGCCCGCACCCCGGCGGCCTCGGCCTCGGCGTAGGCGGCGTCGAGCGCGCGGAGGTCGTCGGGACCGAGCGCGTTCAGCCGCTCGGGCGCGTTCAGCGTGACGTGCGCGACGTCGTCCTGGATGCCGAGCTCGATCACTGCGCCTCCTCGATCACTGCGCCTCCTCAGACGTCATAGTCCACCGCGACCTTCTCGGTGAGCGGGTGCGACTGGCAGGTGAGCACGTAGCCGGCCTCCAGCTCCTCCGGCTCCAGCGCGTAGTTCTCGGTCATCCGCACGTCGCCGGACAGCAGCCGCGCCCGGCACGTGCCGCAGACGCCGCCGGTGCAGGCGAACGGCACGTCCGGCCGCACGCGCAGCGCGGCGTTGAGCACGGACTCGTTGGCGTCCACCGGCGTCGTCACCGTGGAGGTCTGGCCGTCGAGGGTGAACTCGATCTCCGCCGTCCTCTCGCCCTCGTGCACGACGACCGGGTGCCCGACGTCGCCGCGGACCTCGCCCGGCTCGCCGGTGGTGAACAGCTCGAAGTGGATGCTCTGTCGCGGCACGTCGTACGTCTCCAGAACGTCGCGGCAGAGCTGCACCAGCTCGAACGGCCCGCAGAGGAACCACTGGTCGACGGTGTCCGGCGGCAGCAGCGCGTCGAGGATCGTCCGCAGCCGCTCCTCGTCGATCCGGCCCGAGAGCAGGGGAGCGGAGCGCTGCTCGCGCGAGAGCACGTGGTGCAGGGCGAGGCGCGACGGGTAGCGGTCCTTGAGGTCGGCCAGCTCCTCCAGGAACATCACGTCGATCGCCGTGCGGTTCGTGTAGACGAGCGTGAACGTGCTGGTGTCGGACGCCGACAGCACGCTGGAGGCCAGCGCCATCAGCGGCGTGATCCCCGAGCCGGCGGCGATCCCGGCGACGTGGACGCCGTCCAGGGCAGTGAGGTCGATCGTGAACGTCCCCTGCGGGCTCATCACATCGATCCGGTCACCCGCGTGCAGCTCGCTGGTCGCCCAGGTGGAGAACGCGCCGCCCAGGTCGCGCTTGATCGCGACGCTGATCCGGCCCGGTGTCGGCGGCCGGCAGATCGAGTAGCTGCGCCGCAGCTCCTTGCCGCCGACCGTTGCGCGGAGGGCGACATGCTGCCCGGGCAGGTAGTCGTACTCGCCGTGCAGGTCGTCGGGGACGGCGAACGTCACCTCGACGCTCGCCGCGGTCAGCGGGCGCACCTCGGCGACCGCGAGCGTGTGGAATCGCGCACGCGCCATCAGCGGGACCTCACAGAGCCTTGAAGTGGTCGAACGGCTCGCCGCACTCGTCGCAGACGTAGAGCGCCTTGCACGCGGTGGAGCCGAAGTGGGAGACCTCCCTGGTCTTCAGCGAGCCGCAGTGCGGGCACTTGATCGCGAGAGTGAGCCGCACCGGACCGGCGCCGGACGGCGGCGCGATGCCGTAGTCGCGGAGCGCGGCGCGGCCGTGCTCGCTGATCCAGTCGGTCGTCCAGGCCGGGGCGAGCGCCAGGCTGACCCGCACGTCCCCGAAGCCCTCGGCGGCGAGGGCGCGCACGACGTCCTCGCGGATGGCGTCCATCGCCGGGCAGCCGGAGTAGGTCGGCGTGAGCACGACCTCCACCCCGGTGTCGGTCACGGTCACCGCGCGCAGCACGCCGAGGTCGTCGATGTTCAGCACCGGGACCTCGGGATCGAGCACCGCGGCGGCGGCCGCCCAGGCCCGGCCGGCCTCGGCCGCGTGCCCGGTCACCAGGACGCTCCCGGGTGCGAGCGGGTGAGGACCTGCATCTCCGCGAGCAGCGGCGCGAGGTACTCGGAGTGCCGGCCCTGGCGTCCGCCGCCGGAAGCGGTGAACGTGGTCGGGAGCTCCAGCTCGGCCTCCGCCAGGATCGGCGCGACGGCGGCGTCGAACGCCTCGCGCAGCGTCGACGGGCGCGGGGCCACGCCCTCCAGCCGGTCCATCAGGGGCTCGTCGCGGAACAGCTCCGCCACGTACGGCCAGAGGTCGTCGAACGCGGTGAGCGTGCGGCGGCGGGACTCGTCGGTGCCGAGCGCGAGCCGCAGCACCCACTGGTCGGCGTGATCGCAGTGGTAGGCGACCTCCTTGACGGCCTTGCCCGCGATCGCGGCGAGCACCGGGTCCTCGGAGGCGCGCAGCCGCTCGTAGAGCTCGAAGAGGTAGTGGGCCGCCGCGAACTGCCGCACGATGGTGTGGGCGAAGTCGCCGTTCGGCTGCTCGAAGAGGTGCGCGGAGCGGAAGTCCTGCTCGTCGCGCCAGTACGCCAGGTCGTCTTCCGACCGCCCGGTGGCGCTGCCGGCGTAGCGCAGCAGCGAGCGCGCGTGGCCGAGCAGGTCGAGGGCGATGTTCGCGAGGGCGACGTCCTCCTCGAGCTCGGGGGCGCGGGAGATCCACCAGCCGAGTCGCTGGGCGAGGACGAGCGAGTCGTCGCCGAGCCAGAGCGCGTATTCGGCGACGTCGGGGGAGGCCGTGGCCGCGTCGGCGACGAACTCGGCCGACAGCGTCACGGTGCTGAGCTCGACGTGGCCGTGCTCGTCGTGCTCGTGCTCGGCGCTCACAGGTGCTTCACCCCTTCGCTCTCCGTGTAATAGGTGGCGTGCCGGTAGTTCTTGCCCTCCGGCGAGGTGAAGAAGGCGTCCTTGGCGCTGGGATCGCTCGTGGTGATCGCGTCGGAGCGGACCACCCAGATCGAGACGCCCTCGCCGCGCCGGGTGTAGAGGTCGCGGGCGTTACGCACCGCGAGCTCCTCGTCGGGCGCGTGCAGCGAGCCGACGTGCACGTGGCTGAGGCCGCGGGACGCGCGCACGAAGACCTCCCACAGGGGCCAGACCTCGTGGGCCCCGTGCTTGTCGGTGCTGGGCTTGTCGCCGGTCATGCTGCGACCTCCTGAGCGCGAGCCTTCTGCGCCCTCTTCTCCGCATACGCCGCTGCCGCCTCGCGCACCCAGGCCCCGTCCTCGTGCGCCTCGCGGCGGCGCTGCAGCCGCTGGGCGTTGCACGGGCCGTCGCCGGCGATGACGCGCTGCAGCTCGCTCCAGTCGATCTCGCCGAGGTCGTAGGCCTGGCGCTCGTCGTTCCACTTCAGGTCGGGGTCGGGGAACGTCACGCCGAGCGCCTCCGCCTGCGGGACGAGCATGCCGACGAACCGCTGCCGCAGCTCGTCGTTGGAGAACCGCTTGATCTTCCACGCCATCGAGCGCGCGGAGTTGGGGGAGTCGGCGTCGGGCGGCCCGAACATCATCAGCGACGGCCAGTACCAGCGGTTCACCGCGTCCTGCGCCATCCTCTGCTGCTCCGGAGTGCCGCGCATCAGCGTCAGCAGGATCTCGAACCCCTGGCGCTGGTGGAAGGACTCCTCCTTGCAGATCCGCACCATCGCGCGGCCGTAGGGTGCGTACGAGCACCGGCAGAGCGGCACCTGATTGCAGATCGCCGCGCCGTCCACCAGCCAGCCGATCGCGCCGATGTCCGCCCAGCTCAGGGTCGGGTAGTTGAAGATCGAGGAGTACTTGGCGGCGCCGGTGATGAGCTGCTCCGTCATCTCGTCGCGCGTGATGCCGAGCGTCTGCGTCGCGGAGTAGAGGTAGAGCCCGTGGCCGGCCTCGTCCTGCACCTTGGCCATCAGGATCGCCTTGCGCTTGAGGCTCGGCGCGCGGCTGATCCAATTGGCCTCCGGTTGCATGCCGATGATCTCGGAGTGCGCGTGCTGCGACATCTGCCGGATGAGAGTGCGCCGGTATGCGTCGGGCATCCAGTCGCGCGGCTCGATGCGGGAGTCGGCGGCGATGAGCTCCTCGAAGAGCGCCTCGCCGGCGGCGTCGTCATCCGTGGGGACGGTGGTCTCCGTCGTGTTCGCCATCGAACCAGCTCCCATCATTACTTACTGATCGTTCGTTCAGTATATGCGAGGCCGGTGGGTTCGTGCCACACTTGCCAGGTGACCGACACCCGGACGGCCGAGCCCCTGCGCCGGGGCCGGCCCGGCTACGACCAGCGCGGCATCCTCGAGGTCGCCGTGGCCGCCTTCAACGAGCACGGCTACGACGCGACCTCCATCGGGATGCTCGCCGAGCGGCTCGGGCTGTCCAAGTCGGCGATCTACCACCACGTCGCGTCCAAGGACGAACTGCTCGCGCTGGCGCTCGACGAGGCCCTCGACGGCCTGGAGGGCGCGCTCCGCTCGGCCGAGGAGACCACCGGAACCGCCGCCGAGCGGCTCGCGCAGGTGCTCCGCGGGGCCGTCCTCGTGCTGACCGACCGCCTCCCGTACGTCACGCTGCTGCTGCGCGTGCGCGGCAACACCGAGGTGGAGCGGGCGGCATTGCAGCGCCGGCGCGCCTTCGACCACGCGGTCGCGGCGCTGGTCGCGGAGGCGCGCGACGAGGGCTCGCTGCGCGTGGACGCCGACCCCGGGGTCGTCGCCCGCCTGCTGTTCGGCATGATCAACTCCCTCACCGAGTGGTACGACCCCGCCGGCCCCGTCCCCCCGGACGAGCTCGCCGACACCATCCTCGCCCTCGCCCTGCGCACCCCCGCTTGACCGGGCCTACTCCTTCGCGACCAGCGTCAGCACGTCGTACGAGGCGACCAGCTCGTCCTTCTGGTTGAGGATGCGCGCGTCCCAGCGCACCTCGCCGTAGTCCTCCGTCTCGCGCGGCGTGATCTGCTTGGCCGTCAGCGCCACCCGGATGCTGTCGCCGGGGGAGACCGGCGTCACGAAACGCAGGTTCTCCAGCCCCGAGTTGGCGAGCACGGGGCCCGGCGCCGGGTCGACGAACAGGCCGGCAGCCCAGGACACGAGCAGGTAGCCGTGTGCGACCCGACCCGGGAAGAACGGGTTCGCTGCCGCGGCCTCCTCGTCCATGTGCGCGTAGAAGGTGTCGCCGGTGAAGGTCGCGAAGGTCTCGATGTCGTCCAGCGTGACCCGGCGCGGCTCCGACTGTACCTGGTCGCCGATCCGCAGCGTCGCCAGCGACTTGCGGAACGGGTGCGGGCCGTCGGTCTCGGCCGCCGCGCCCTCGTGCCACACGCCGGTGATCGCGGTGAGGAGGTCGGGGGAGCCCTGGATGGCCGTGCGCTGCATGTGGTTCAGCACCGCGCGGATGCCGCCCAGCTCCTCGCCGCCGCCCGCGCGGCCGGGGCCGCCGTGGACGAGGTGCGGCATCGGCGAGCCGTGGCCCGTCGAGGTGCGGGCGTCGTCGCGGTCGAGCAGCAGGATGCGGCCGTTGTAGGCGGCCGTCGCCAGCACCAGCTCGCGCGCGAACGCCGGGTCGTGCGTGGCCGCGCTGGTCACCAGCGAGCCGCCGCCGAGCGCCACGAGCTGGGCCGCCTCGGCCGCCGAGCCGTACGGCAGCACGGCCGCGACCGGGCCGAAGGCCTCCACGGTGTGCGCCTCCGGCGTCCGGGCGTCGGCGAACCGCAGCACGATCGGGGCGACGAAGGCGCCCTCCGGCTCGACCCCGAGGGTGCCGTCGCCGCGCGTGACGCTCGGCTGGTCGAGGCCGCCGATCGCGAGCTCGCCGCCTGCGGCCACCAGTCGCGCCACCTGGCGCAGCACCTCCGCACGCTGCTCGCGCGAGGCGAGCGGGCCCATCGTGACGCCCTCCGCGCGCGGGTCGCCGACCACGACGCGCTCCTCGATGCGCGACCGCACCGCCGCGAGCAGGTCGTCGACGGCCGCGGCCGGGACGATCGCGCGGCGGATCGCCGTGCACTTCTGGCCCGCCTTGGCGGTCAGCTCCACCACGAGCTGCTTGACGTACGCGTCGAACTCGGGCGTCCCCGGCAGCGCGTCCGGGCCGAGCACCGACGCGTTGATGGAGTCCGTCTCGCTCGTGAACCGCACCCCGCCGGTCTGCACGGAGTCATGTGCGCGCAGCCGCTCGGCGGTGGAGGCCGACCCCGTGAAGGCCACCAGGTCGCCCAGCCGCAGGTGATCGAACAGCCCGGTCACGCTCCCGCTCACGAGCTGGAGCGACCCCGCGGGGAGCAGGCCGGACTCGACCAGGATGCGCACCATCGCCTCGGCCACGTACGCGGTCGGCGTCGCGGGCTTGGCGAGGGTCGGCATCCCGGCGAGGAACGACGGCGCGAACTTCTCCAGCAGCCCCCAGACCGGGAAGTTGAACGCGTTGATCTGCACGGCGACGCCGGGCAGCCGGGTGAAGATGTGCTGGCCGAGGAACGAGCCGTCCTTCGCCAGCGACTCCGCGGGGCCGTCCACGACGACCTGCGCGTTCGGGAGCTCGCGGCGCCCCTTCGAGGAGTATGTGAACAGCGCGCCGATGCCGCCGTCCACGTCGATCCAGGCGTCCGTGCGGGTCGCGCCGGCGCGGGCGGAGAGGTCGTAGAGCTCCTGCTTGCGCTCGGTGAGCACCTGCGCCATCCGCTTGAGGAGCACGGCGCGCTGGTGGAAGGTCAGCTCGCCGAGGGAGGCCTGCCCGACCGTGCGCGCGTACTCGAGCGCTCCGGCCAGGTCGGCGCCGTCCGCGCTGACGCGGGCGACGAGCTCGCCGGTCGACGCGTCGCGCACCTCGGCGGCGCCCTCGTCGGACGCGGGGCTCCACCACTGATCGCGCAGGTAGCTGGGCAGACTCATGATTCGGTACCTCCCGGGAGGGTCTGGAGCGACGGCGCTCCGGCGGATCAGACATGCGGGGATCGGACATAGGCTGGTGCCGTGGCCGATGGAGACTGGACGATCGAGCTCGGCGAGCTCGACGAGAAGATGGGCGTGCGCATCCTGGAGCAATCCGCGGAGCGTGTCGTCGCGACGATGCCGGTGGCGGGCAACCGCCAGTCGTTCGGGCTGCTGCACGGCGGCGCCTCGGTGGCGTTCGCGGAGGCGCTCGGCTCCTGGGCGGCGGTCATCCACGCCGGCCCCGGCCGCAGCGCGGTCGGGCTCGACATCAACGCGACGCACCACCGGTCGGCCCGCAGCGGCCTGGTGACCGGCGTCGCGACCGCCATCCGGCTGGGCAGGACGGTCACCTCGCACGAGGTGGTCCTCACCGACGAGGACGGCAACCGGCTCTGCACCGCGCGCATCACGAACCTCATCGTGGCGGCTCCGGAGCGCGCGTGAGCGGTGCGCCGCCCGCGGCGTCGCCGTCCCACACGTAGAACCCGCGGCCGGACTTGCGGCCGAGCAGGCCGTCCGCGACCATGCGGCGCAGCAGCGCGGGAGGCTCGAACCGCGGCCCGAGCTCGCTCGCGAGGTACTCGGCGATGTCGAGCCGCACGTCCAGCCCGACGATGTCGGTGAGCCGCAGCGGCCCGACCGGATGCTTGTAGCCCAGCGTCATCGCGGTGTCGATGGCCTCCGGGGAGGCGACGCCCTCCTCGACCATCCGCACGGCCTCCAGTCCCAAAAGCACGCCGAGCCGCGACGAGGCGAAGCCCGGGGAGTCGCGCACCACGATCGGCGTCTTGCCGAGGGCCTCGACCCAGCCGGTGGCGAGGTCCACGGCGCTCGGCGCCGTCGCCTGCCCGGCCACGACCTCCACCAGCGCGGAGGCCGGCACCGGATTGAAGAAGTGCATGCCGAGGAACCCGCCCGGCCGCGCCAGCACCTCGGCGAGACCGTCGATGGACAGCGAGGAGGTGTTGCTCGCCAGCACGGCGTCGGGCTCCAGGAGCTCCTCGGCGCGCCGGAGGGCGTCGTGCTTGAGCTCGGGGAGCTCGGGGACGGCCTCCACGACGAGGGCCGAGCCGCGCAGGGCGTCCCAGGAGGTGGTGGCGATCAGCCGGTCCGGGGCCGGGACGGTGGCTCCGCGTCGGACGCTGCCGTCGATCGCGGCCTCCACGCGCTCGCGGGCGGCATCGGCCGCGGCGGCGTCGCGCTCGACGACGGAGACGCGGGACCCCGCCATCAGGAAGGCGTGGGCGATGCCTGCGCCCATCCGGCCGCCCCCGATGACACCGACGCGCTCCGGGACGCCGACGTGCTCGGGGACACCGTGCTCCGGGAAGCCCGGCTGCTGCTCGCTCATCGCTTCCTCCGCTCCAGGAACTCGGTCATCCTCCGGTGCTTCTCCGGGGACTCGAACAGCACGGCCTGCGCCTCCCGCTCCGCGCGCGGGTGGTCGCCCAGCGGCGCCCGGAGGACGCGCTTGGTGTACTGGGTCGCCAGCGGGTCGTTCTTCGCGATCCGGTCGGCGAGGGCGTGCGCGCCGGCGAGCAGCTCGCCCGGTTCGAACAGGTCGCTCACGAGCCCCGCGGCCAGCGCCTCCTCGCCGGTCAGAACGCGTCCGGCCATCGTGATCTCGGCCGCGAGCGGCTCGCCGACCAGCTGCGGCAGCCGCCAGAGCGCGCCGGCCGCCGCGATGATCCCGAGCGACGTCTCAGGGTTCCCGATCCGCAGCCGCGGGGTCCCCAGCCGGAAGTCCGCGGCGTAGGCGAGCTCGGCGCCGCCGCCCAGCGCGTAGCCGTCCAGAGCCGCGATCACCGGCATCGGGAGCTCGGCGATGCGGAGGA of Leifsonia shinshuensis contains these proteins:
- the paaZ gene encoding phenylacetic acid degradation bifunctional protein PaaZ, coding for MSLPSYLRDQWWSPASDEGAAEVRDASTGELVARVSADGADLAGALEYARTVGQASLGELTFHQRAVLLKRMAQVLTERKQELYDLSARAGATRTDAWIDVDGGIGALFTYSSKGRRELPNAQVVVDGPAESLAKDGSFLGQHIFTRLPGVAVQINAFNFPVWGLLEKFAPSFLAGMPTLAKPATPTAYVAEAMVRILVESGLLPAGSLQLVSGSVTGLFDHLRLGDLVAFTGSASTAERLRAHDSVQTGGVRFTSETDSINASVLGPDALPGTPEFDAYVKQLVVELTAKAGQKCTAIRRAIVPAAAVDDLLAAVRSRIEERVVVGDPRAEGVTMGPLASREQRAEVLRQVARLVAAGGELAIGGLDQPSVTRGDGTLGVEPEGAFVAPIVLRFADARTPEAHTVEAFGPVAAVLPYGSAAEAAQLVALGGGSLVTSAATHDPAFARELVLATAAYNGRILLLDRDDARTSTGHGSPMPHLVHGGPGRAGGGEELGGIRAVLNHMQRTAIQGSPDLLTAITGVWHEGAAAETDGPHPFRKSLATLRIGDQVQSEPRRVTLDDIETFATFTGDTFYAHMDEEAAAANPFFPGRVAHGYLLVSWAAGLFVDPAPGPVLANSGLENLRFVTPVSPGDSIRVALTAKQITPRETEDYGEVRWDARILNQKDELVASYDVLTLVAKE
- a CDS encoding hotdog fold thioesterase, yielding MADGDWTIELGELDEKMGVRILEQSAERVVATMPVAGNRQSFGLLHGGASVAFAEALGSWAAVIHAGPGRSAVGLDINATHHRSARSGLVTGVATAIRLGRTVTSHEVVLTDEDGNRLCTARITNLIVAAPERA
- a CDS encoding 3-hydroxyacyl-CoA dehydrogenase family protein, with product MSEQQPGFPEHGVPEHVGVPERVGVIGGGRMGAGIAHAFLMAGSRVSVVERDAAAADAARERVEAAIDGSVRRGATVPAPDRLIATTSWDALRGSALVVEAVPELPELKHDALRRAEELLEPDAVLASNTSSLSIDGLAEVLARPGGFLGMHFFNPVPASALVEVVAGQATAPSAVDLATGWVEALGKTPIVVRDSPGFASSRLGVLLGLEAVRMVEEGVASPEAIDTAMTLGYKHPVGPLRLTDIVGLDVRLDIAEYLASELGPRFEPPALLRRMVADGLLGRKSGRGFYVWDGDAAGGAPLTRAPEPPR
- a CDS encoding enoyl-CoA hydratase/isomerase family protein, encoding MAEWTTLLVAESADRVVVTLNRPERRNAIDQRMVDELHALCEDLERDPRILILTGSEGVFASGADIAELRERTAADARRGINATIFLRIAELPMPVIAALDGYALGGGAELAYAADFRLGTPRLRIGNPETSLGIIAAAGALWRLPQLVGEPLAAEITMAGRVLTGEEALAAGLVSDLFEPGELLAGAHALADRIAKNDPLATQYTKRVLRAPLGDHPRAEREAQAVLFESPEKHRRMTEFLERRKR